The following nucleotide sequence is from Paeniglutamicibacter kerguelensis.
ACGGGCTGAGCTTCAACATCTTCGTATACACCGCGTTCATCAAGTCGATCCCCCCGGAACTCGAGGAGGCCGCGATCATGGACGGGGCCAGCCATTGGACCAGCTTCTGGAAGGTCATCTTCCCGCTGCTGACCCCCATGAATGCGACGGTCGGAATCCTGACCTGCCTATGGGCGTGGAACGACTTCCTGCTGCCCCTGGTGATCCTTTCCGATCCCGCCACCCGCACGCTCCCGCTGGTCCAGTACGTCTTCCAGAGCCAGTTCAACACCGACTACTCCACCGCCTTCGCCTCTTACCTGATGGCGATGGCGCCACTGCTCCTTGTCTACCTATTCGCACAACGCTGGGTTATTTCCGGTGTCATGAGAGGATCCATCAAATAATGAACGAGAACGTTTCAACCACCGCGCTCGACGCAAATTGGTGGCGACAGGCCGCCGTCTACCAGATCTATCCGCGCAGCTTCGCCGACTCCAACGGCGACGGGATGGGCGACATCTCCGGCGTCACCTCCCGCATCGGCTACCTCTCGGAGCTGGGCATCGACGCGATCTGGCTTTCCCCGTTCTACCCCTCCGCCCTTGCCGACGGCGGCTACGACGTAGACGACTACCGCAACGTGGATCCGCGGCTGGGCAACCTGGACGACTTTGACGCGATGGTCGGCGCCGCACACGCGGCAAACATCAAGGTCATCGCCGACGTGGTGCCCAACCACAGCTCCAACCGCCACGAATGGTTCAAGGCAGCCCTTGCGGCGGCGCCGGGCTCCCCCGAACGCGCTCGCTACCACTTCTTCGACGGACTGGGCGAAAACGGGGAACTGCCCCCCTCGGACTGGCCCTCGCACTTCGGCGGACCGGCCTGGACCCGGGTCACCGAGGTCGCCGGGGAAAATGCGGGCAAGCCGGGTCAGTGGTACCTGCACCTTTTCGCCTCCGAACAACCGGACCTGAACTGGGACAACCCGGAGGTGCGCGAGGACTTCCACGCCACGCTCCGCTTCTGGGCGGACCGCGGCGTGGACGGTTTCCGCGTCGACGTCGCCCATGCGCTGGTCAAGGACATGAAGCTGCCGCTGCGCTCCAAGCCGTCGCTGGAGATCAAGGTGGACGACGGCACCGACGTGCTCTTTGACCGCGACGAGGTCCACGAGATCTATGCGGGCTGGCGAAGCGTGCTCAACGAGTACGATCCCCCGCGCACAGCGGTGGCCGAGGCCTGGGTGCCATTCACCCATCGCCGGCTGCGCTATGCCCACCCCACGGGCCTGGGCCAGGCGTTCAATTTCGATTTGCTGCAGGCACCCTTCGACGCCACCGCGTTCCGCGACATCGTCACCCGTTGCCTGGCCGAGGCCGAGGCCTCCGGTGCGTCCTCCACCTGGGTCTTCTCCAACCACGACGTCATCCGCCATCCTTCCCGATACGCGCTGCCCGACGGCACCGACCAGGCGGGGCTTGAATCCTGGCTGCTTTCCGGCGGCAGCACCCCGGCACCGGGAACCGAGCGCGGCCTGCGCCGGGCGCGCGCCGCAACGGCATTCATGCTGGGGCTGCCCGGATCCGCCTACCTGTACCAAGGCGAGGAACTCGGCCTCTTGGAGGTCGCCGACCTGCCCGCCGAATCCCTGCAGGATCCCACCTGGTTCCGCACCGGCAACAAGGTCAAGGGCCGCGACGGATGCCGCGTGCCGCTGCCGTGGGATTCCGCGGCAACCGATTTCGGGTTCGGCGGTTCCCCCTGGCTGCCGCAACCCGAGTGGTTCGCGGACCATTCGGCGGCCACGCAGGCGGGCGTGCCCGGCTCGACCCTCGAGTTCTACCGGGAGGCGCTCGCCCTGCGTCGCACCCTGCAAACCGGGGAATCCCTGTCCTGGGTTTCCGAACCCGGCGAGGCGCTAACCCACTATGTCCGGCCCAACGGCTGGGCGGTGCTTGCCAACTTCGGCGATGCGCCGCAGGAGCTTCCGGCCGGCATCGACCCGGCGAGGATCGTGCTTTCCAGCGGAACATCCGCCTCGGTGCTGGCCCAGGTCCCCGGGGAAACCACGTTCTGGATCGCCCCGTAACCTGCACCCCGCCCTGGGCACCAAGGCACCCGCACCCGGCCAACCGGCCACGGTGCGGGCGCCTTGTGCCACGGCCGCCAGACGACCAACCCATGTGGCGCGCACCACCCCCGCCCCGACTGGGGGTAACGGCGCGGACATGGAAGAATGGAACACATGGCAGAAGACACCTTGGGCACAGACACGCCCGCAACAGTTTCCGTTCCCGACAAGCCCGCACTGGAGGGCCTGGAGGAACGCCTCGACGCCCGCTGGCGTGCCGAGGGAACCTACAAGTTCAACCCGCAGACCACGCGCGAGCAGGTCTACTCGATCGACACTCCCCCGCCGACGGCCTCCGGTTCGCTGCACGTGGGACACATGTTCTCCTACACGCAGACCGACGTGCTGGCACGCTACCAGCGCATGCAGGGCAAGAACGTCTTCTACCCGATGGGCTGGGACGACAACGGCCTGCCCACCGAACGCCGCGTGCAGAACTACTACGGCGTGCGTTGCGACCCGACCTACTCCTACGTCGAGGGCTACCGCCCGCCGGCCACCCCCGCGAAGAACCAGCGCGACTGGGACGTCGTCTCCCGCAAGAACTTCATCGAGCTGTGCGAGGAACTGGCCGTCGAGGACGAGAAGGTCTTCGAGCACCTCTTCTCCACCCTGGGCCTGTCCGTCGACTGGGACCTGACCTACCGCACCATCGACGACGTGTCGCGCTCCGTGTCCCAGCGGGCCTTCCTGGCGAACCTGAACGCCGGCGACGCCTACATGTCCGAGGCACCGACGCTGTGGGACGTCACGTTCCGCACCGCCGTGGCCCAGGCCGAGCTCGAGGACCGCGAGATGCCGGGCGCGTACTACCGCTACCCGTTCACCGCCAAAGACGGCACGCAGATCTTCATCGAGACCACCCGCCCGGAACTGCTGGCGGCCTGCGCCGGTCTGGTCGCGAACCCGGACGACGAGCGCTACAAGCCGCTCTTCGGCAAGACCGTCACCTCCCCGCTCTTCGACGTGCCCGTCACCGTCTACCCGCACCCGCTGGCGAAGGCCGACAAGGGCTCGGGCATCGCGATGGTCTGCACCTTCGGCGACCTGACCGACGTCACCTGGTGGCGCGAACTGCAGCTGCCGACCCGCGCCATCATCGGCCGCGACGGACGCGTCATCGCCGAGATCCCGGAGTGGATCACCACCGAGGCCGGCCGCGAGGCCTACGCCGCGATCGCCGGAAAGACCGTGTTCTCCGCCAAGGAGGGCGTCGTCGAGCTGCTCGCCGCCGCGAACCTGCTCGACGGCGAGCCGAAGAAGATTTCCCACCCGGTGAACTTCTTCGAAAAGGGCGACAAGCCCCTGGAGATCGTCTCCTCCCGCCAGTGGTACATCCGCAACGGCGGCCGCGACGAGGACCGCCGAGCACGCCTGATCGCCCGCGGCGAGCAGATCGAATTCCACCCGTCCTTCATGCGCTCGCGCTACGAGAACTGGATCTCCGGCCTGAACGGCGACTGGCTGGTTTCCCGCCAGCGCTTCTTCGGCGTTCCGGTGCCGGTCTGGTACCCGCTGAACGCCGCGGGCGACCCGGATTACGAGAACCCGATCCTGCCGACCGACGAGATGCTTCCGGTCGACCCGGCTGCGGACGCGGCCCCGGGCTTCGATGAGTCCCAGCGCAACGTCGCCGGCGGCTTCATCGGAGATGCCGACGTGCTGGACACCTGGGCCACCAGCTCGCTGACCCCGCAAATTGTGGGCCGCTGGTCCCGCGAGGAGGACTTCTTCAACAAGGTCTTCCCGTTCGACCTGCGCCCGCAGGGCCACGACATCATCCGCACCTGGCTCTTCTCCTCCGCAGTGCGTGCCGATGCGCTACACGACGTTGCCCCGTGGAAGCACGCGGCGATCTCCGGCTGGATCCTTGACCCGGACCGCAAGAAGATGTCCAAGTCCAAGGGCAACGTGGTGGTCCCCACCGACGTGCTCAACGACTACGGATCCGATGCCGTGCGCTACTGGGCCGCCAGCGCCAAGCTGGGTGCCGACACCGCGTACGAGATCAACCAGATGAAGATCGGCCGCCGCCTGGCGATCAAGATCCTCAACGCCTCAAAGTTCGTGCTGAACCTCGGTGCAACCCAGGCCAACGTCGTCACCGGCGACGCCTCGGTCATCACCAACGGCCTGGACAAGTCCGTGCTCGCCCGCCTGTCGCAGGTCATCGACGACGCCACCCGCGCCTTCGACGCCTACGACTACGCCCGCGCGCTGGACATCACCGAGTCGTTCTTCTGGTCGTTCACCGACGACTACGTTGAGCTCATCAAGGACCGCGCCTACGGCGCCCGCGGCGAGGAGGAACAGGCCTCCGTGCTCGCCGCCCTGGCCACCACCCTTGATGCCGTGCTTCGCCTGTTCGCCCCGTTCCTGCCGTTCGCAACCGAAGAGGTCTGGGGCTGGTGGCGTGCAGGTTCGGTGCACCGCGCCGAATGGCCGAGCTCGGCCCACCTGGCCGACGCAGTTGCAGGCGCGGACACCGCGGTGCTTCCGATCGTCGGCGAGGCGCTCTCGGGCATCCGCAAGGCCAAGTCCGAGGCGAAGGTCAAGCAGCGCACCGAGGTTCTCAGCGGCGTCGTTTCGGCACCCGAGGCCCAGCTTGAGTTGCTGCGCCGCGGCCTCGGCGACCTGTTGGCCGCCGGCAATGCCAAGGACCTGACACTGGTTGCGGCCGAAGGCTCGATCACCGTCAACGATGTCGTGTTGGCTTCGGCCGAGGAACCTGTCCAGGCCTAGCCACAACTGCACGGCCGCAACAAAAAACACCGAGGTCGGTGACCGCCATGTGGCGCGGTCACCGACCTCGGTGTTTCTGCACCGGTGGAGCATCCCCGTTTCCGCCCACCCTGCGGCGGACAGAGGGGAAGCCCCTTCGGCCAACAAACACTTATGTCGGAGGGGCTTCGACTCGGCAGGTTCTCTTTCAGCGATGATTCGAGAACCGGACGAAATCCTTGGTACGTAGGTCTTGTTGTATCGCTGCTACAACCGTGTTCGAAGAGATTCCACGACCACGTCTCTGCGTCTTTGGTTTTCGTTCGGCATCATTCCGGTAGTGATGCGTATATCTTTTATACGCACTCCGGCAGGTACGGGCAAGGGCTGGGGCGGAACTTTGTGCTCCACCCCAGCCCTTGCCGGTAATTCCTATATGTACTGCCTCTTGACGGCTTTTTCCGGCTAGTTGACGCTGAACTCCGGGCGCTCGTTGCGGCTGCGCTTGAGCTCGAAGAAGTGCGGGTAGGCTGCCAGCGTCACCGTGGCGTCGAACATTGTTCCCGCTTCTTCGCCGGCCGGCACCCGGGTGATGACCGGGCCGAAGAATGCGGTGCCGTTCAACGACATGATCGGGGTTCCCACGTCCTGGCCGACCTGGGAGATGCCCTTGTCGTGGCTGACGCGCAGGGCGTCGTCGAAGTCGGCGGTCGAAGCAACGGCAGCAAGCTCCGCAGGGAGCCCCACGGTTTCAAGTGCGCGGGAGATGACCTCGTCGTAGTCGCTAACCTTTTCGTGGTGCAGCAGCTCACCCATGGCCGTGTACAACTTGCCGATGACTTCCTCGCCGTGCGCCTCAGCTGCGGCAATGATCACACGTACCGGACCCCAGGCCTTGGCAAGGAGCTCTTGGTACTGTTCGCTCAGGCCTTCGCGGCCGTCGTTGAGCACTGCCAGCGACATGACGTTCCATGCGACTTCAACGTCACGGACCTTTTCGACTTCCAGCACCCAACGCGAGGTGGCCCAGGCGAATGGGCAGGCGGGATCGAACCAAAAATCGACACGGGTTTTTTCGGACAAGTGCTTTGCTCCTTTGTGGACTCGGGTGGCCCGCGCAAGTATGTGCGGGCTTCAAGCTGTGATGAAAATCAGGCTGACTTTTTGCCGCGTTTGACGGCAAGTTGCTCGGAAATCAACGTGGGTTCGGCGCCGTTGACCACGACATCGGCCGTGATGATGACCTCCGCGACGTCGTCGCGGCTGGGCATCTCGAACATGGTGGCACTGAGGGTTTCCTCAAGTATCGCACGAAGGCCGCGGGCACCGGTGGCACGGGCCAGTGCCAGGTCGGCAATTGCCTCGAGGGCGCCGGATTCAAAGGTGAGTTCGACCCCATCCATCCTGAACATCTTCTGGTACTGCTTGATCAGGGCGTTCTTCGGCTCGCTGAGGATCTTGATCAAGGCAGCGCGGTCGAGCTTTTCCACGGTGCT
It contains:
- a CDS encoding DsbA family protein; the encoded protein is MSEKTRVDFWFDPACPFAWATSRWVLEVEKVRDVEVAWNVMSLAVLNDGREGLSEQYQELLAKAWGPVRVIIAAAEAHGEEVIGKLYTAMGELLHHEKVSDYDEVISRALETVGLPAELAAVASTADFDDALRVSHDKGISQVGQDVGTPIMSLNGTAFFGPVITRVPAGEEAGTMFDATVTLAAYPHFFELKRSRNERPEFSVN
- a CDS encoding glycoside hydrolase family 13 protein, which encodes MNENVSTTALDANWWRQAAVYQIYPRSFADSNGDGMGDISGVTSRIGYLSELGIDAIWLSPFYPSALADGGYDVDDYRNVDPRLGNLDDFDAMVGAAHAANIKVIADVVPNHSSNRHEWFKAALAAAPGSPERARYHFFDGLGENGELPPSDWPSHFGGPAWTRVTEVAGENAGKPGQWYLHLFASEQPDLNWDNPEVREDFHATLRFWADRGVDGFRVDVAHALVKDMKLPLRSKPSLEIKVDDGTDVLFDRDEVHEIYAGWRSVLNEYDPPRTAVAEAWVPFTHRRLRYAHPTGLGQAFNFDLLQAPFDATAFRDIVTRCLAEAEASGASSTWVFSNHDVIRHPSRYALPDGTDQAGLESWLLSGGSTPAPGTERGLRRARAATAFMLGLPGSAYLYQGEELGLLEVADLPAESLQDPTWFRTGNKVKGRDGCRVPLPWDSAATDFGFGGSPWLPQPEWFADHSAATQAGVPGSTLEFYREALALRRTLQTGESLSWVSEPGEALTHYVRPNGWAVLANFGDAPQELPAGIDPARIVLSSGTSASVLAQVPGETTFWIAP
- the valS gene encoding valine--tRNA ligase codes for the protein MAEDTLGTDTPATVSVPDKPALEGLEERLDARWRAEGTYKFNPQTTREQVYSIDTPPPTASGSLHVGHMFSYTQTDVLARYQRMQGKNVFYPMGWDDNGLPTERRVQNYYGVRCDPTYSYVEGYRPPATPAKNQRDWDVVSRKNFIELCEELAVEDEKVFEHLFSTLGLSVDWDLTYRTIDDVSRSVSQRAFLANLNAGDAYMSEAPTLWDVTFRTAVAQAELEDREMPGAYYRYPFTAKDGTQIFIETTRPELLAACAGLVANPDDERYKPLFGKTVTSPLFDVPVTVYPHPLAKADKGSGIAMVCTFGDLTDVTWWRELQLPTRAIIGRDGRVIAEIPEWITTEAGREAYAAIAGKTVFSAKEGVVELLAAANLLDGEPKKISHPVNFFEKGDKPLEIVSSRQWYIRNGGRDEDRRARLIARGEQIEFHPSFMRSRYENWISGLNGDWLVSRQRFFGVPVPVWYPLNAAGDPDYENPILPTDEMLPVDPAADAAPGFDESQRNVAGGFIGDADVLDTWATSSLTPQIVGRWSREEDFFNKVFPFDLRPQGHDIIRTWLFSSAVRADALHDVAPWKHAAISGWILDPDRKKMSKSKGNVVVPTDVLNDYGSDAVRYWAASAKLGADTAYEINQMKIGRRLAIKILNASKFVLNLGATQANVVTGDASVITNGLDKSVLARLSQVIDDATRAFDAYDYARALDITESFFWSFTDDYVELIKDRAYGARGEEEQASVLAALATTLDAVLRLFAPFLPFATEEVWGWWRAGSVHRAEWPSSAHLADAVAGADTAVLPIVGEALSGIRKAKSEAKVKQRTEVLSGVVSAPEAQLELLRRGLGDLLAAGNAKDLTLVAAEGSITVNDVVLASAEEPVQA